The following are from one region of the Stenotrophomonas lactitubi genome:
- a CDS encoding ribonucleotide reductase subunit alpha yields MMMNDFQQLLQAAGEQAEPQRLLFVFARADLPESPTDDQRDRHDRREGGTLSPVLCVDKLPAEVPSFQALASESTTTGVEWDMVFVAAMDGRAGFAPTTDEATRPLRLMVNAINDGQIGRFAAFDRSGEPIQFY; encoded by the coding sequence ATGATGATGAACGATTTCCAGCAATTGCTGCAGGCCGCCGGCGAACAGGCCGAACCGCAACGCCTGCTGTTCGTATTCGCCCGCGCCGACCTGCCCGAATCGCCCACCGACGACCAGCGTGACCGGCATGACCGCCGCGAAGGCGGCACCCTGTCGCCGGTGCTGTGCGTGGACAAGCTGCCGGCCGAGGTGCCCAGCTTCCAGGCGTTGGCCAGCGAGTCCACCACCACCGGTGTGGAGTGGGACATGGTGTTCGTGGCGGCAATGGATGGACGTGCGGGCTTCGCACCCACCACCGACGAGGCCACGCGCCCGCTGCGGCTGATGGTCAACGCCATCAACGACGGCCAGATCGGCCGCTTCGCCGCCTTCGACCGCAGCGGTGAGCCGATCCAGTTCTATTGA
- the moaA gene encoding GTP 3',8-cyclase MoaA, with protein MSQLTDGFGRSFPYLRLSLTEACNFRCSYCLPDGYQADGRPRFLAVDEIARLVRAFAMLGMTKIRLTGGEPSLRKDLDEIIATVAAVPGIRKVAITTNGTLLPRRLPGWHRAGLTALNVSMDSLQRERFSTITGHDRLPEIQQGLEMAQALGLPAIKLNAVLLRGLNDDELPKWMDFLRDRPFSVRFIELMRTGDNEAYFQRHHLRAEHVIDQLHAAGWHERPRAADAGPAREFSHPQHRGTVGIIAPYSRDFCKGCNRLRVTAKGDLRLCLFGEFGVPLRPLLQSDDDQDALLARITTQLGLKAAGHGLHQGQTGLTPHLASIGG; from the coding sequence ATGAGCCAACTCACCGACGGATTCGGGCGCAGCTTTCCCTACCTGCGCCTGTCGTTGACCGAGGCCTGCAACTTCCGTTGCAGTTATTGCCTGCCCGATGGCTACCAGGCCGATGGCCGCCCGCGCTTCCTGGCGGTGGACGAGATCGCGCGCCTGGTGCGCGCGTTTGCCATGCTGGGGATGACCAAGATTCGTCTTACCGGTGGTGAGCCCAGCCTGCGCAAGGACCTGGACGAAATCATCGCCACGGTGGCGGCCGTGCCGGGCATCCGCAAGGTGGCCATCACCACCAACGGCACGCTGCTGCCGCGTCGCCTGCCGGGCTGGCACCGCGCCGGCCTGACCGCGCTGAACGTGAGCATGGACAGCCTGCAGCGCGAGCGCTTCAGCACCATCACCGGCCACGACCGCCTGCCGGAAATCCAGCAGGGGCTGGAGATGGCGCAGGCACTGGGCCTGCCCGCCATCAAGCTCAATGCAGTGCTGCTGCGCGGCCTGAACGACGACGAGCTGCCGAAGTGGATGGACTTCCTGCGCGACCGTCCCTTCAGCGTGCGCTTCATCGAACTGATGCGTACTGGCGACAACGAAGCCTATTTCCAGCGGCACCACCTGCGTGCCGAACACGTGATCGACCAGCTGCATGCCGCCGGTTGGCACGAGCGCCCGCGCGCGGCCGATGCCGGCCCGGCGCGTGAATTCAGCCACCCGCAGCATCGCGGCACGGTGGGCATCATCGCTCCGTATTCGCGTGACTTCTGCAAGGGCTGCAACCGCCTGCGGGTGACCGCCAAGGGCGACCTGCGGCTGTGCCTGTTCGGCGAATTCGGCGTGCCACTGCGCCCGCTGCTGCAGAGCGACGATGACCAGGACGCGCTGCTGGCACGCATCACCACACAGCTTGGCCTGAAAGCGGCCGGGCACGGATTGCATCAGGGCCAGACCGGGTTGACCCCGCACCTGGCGTCGATCGGAGGATGA
- a CDS encoding AraC family transcriptional regulator produces the protein MADHDAEIPVHDHRKGQLILALHGAVTCEVANALWIVPPQCGVWIPGSLPHSNRATANARLCYLFVEPGVVDLPLHCVTLSISPMVREMILHLADVPQDYPRGGHVERLARVLLDELVQMPAERLYLPVSDHPKIRALAAALSANPADRSTISEWAKRLALGERTLTRLIDRETGLSFGRWRQQLHLLVAIRELAGGAAVQRVSETLGYESVTAFITMFKKALGQSPTRYFVARLRNQDSAARGD, from the coding sequence GTGGCCGACCACGATGCCGAGATTCCGGTGCACGACCACCGCAAGGGACAACTGATCCTGGCGCTTCATGGCGCGGTGACCTGCGAGGTGGCCAATGCCCTGTGGATCGTGCCGCCGCAATGCGGCGTGTGGATTCCCGGCAGCCTGCCGCACAGCAATCGCGCCACGGCGAACGCGCGCCTCTGCTATCTGTTCGTCGAGCCGGGCGTCGTCGACCTGCCGCTGCACTGCGTGACGCTGTCGATCTCACCGATGGTGCGCGAGATGATCCTGCACCTGGCCGATGTGCCGCAGGACTACCCGCGCGGCGGGCACGTCGAGCGGCTGGCGCGGGTGCTGCTGGACGAACTGGTGCAGATGCCGGCCGAGCGGTTGTACCTGCCGGTGAGCGATCACCCCAAGATCCGTGCGCTGGCTGCGGCGCTGTCGGCCAATCCGGCGGACCGCAGCACCATCAGTGAATGGGCCAAACGCCTGGCGCTGGGCGAGCGCACCCTGACGCGCCTGATTGATCGGGAAACCGGTCTGTCGTTTGGGCGCTGGCGACAGCAGCTGCATCTGCTGGTTGCGATTCGCGAGCTTGCCGGCGGCGCAGCGGTGCAACGGGTTTCTGAAACCCTGGGCTACGAGTCGGTGACAGCGTTCATCACGATGTTCAAGAAAGCGCTGGGGCAGTCGCCTACGCGGTATTTTGTCGCGCGGCTGCGGAATCAGGATTCTGCTGCTCGTGGCGATTGA
- a CDS encoding DUF6984 family protein, whose amino-acid sequence MPVMATLYVDDHDQLFELELWAVDFSPIICLDPRSAFSGH is encoded by the coding sequence ATGCCGGTGATGGCCACCCTGTATGTGGACGATCACGATCAGCTCTTCGAGCTCGAATTGTGGGCGGTGGACTTCTCACCGATCATCTGCCTCGATCCGAGGAGCGCTTTCAGCGGGCACTGA
- a CDS encoding molybdopterin molybdotransferase MoeA → MIAYSEALQHLMEAATSLPAERLTLHEAGGRILATDIISGQSLPPFDNSAMDGFALRANGTPFESGTGFAVQGWQAAGDAGAEGGEGAWEIMTGARMPVGLDTVVPIENVEILASEDGRPTRIALKSAVKPGQNVRLRGQDVEEGERVLQAGQALDINARTLLHAIGVAEVAVVARPKVAVIATGKELVTEAAQALDSGQIRDSNRPYLAGRLQAAGAEVVWQGTVGDEVAAFDAVLDDALAAGAQVLVSTGAVSAGRYDFIPDALRARGARIVFHKVAIRPGKPLLFAVLPNGALYFGLPGNPVSAAVGQRFFVEPVLRRLLGLAAEPLLHLPLQADVRKPPGLRFHARARVEVDAQGRLSARVLAGQESFRLKSMLQANAWVVLEGEGDLATAGTPVRVQGWGHQDPLQLATQES, encoded by the coding sequence ATGATCGCCTACAGCGAAGCGCTGCAGCACCTGATGGAGGCAGCCACATCGCTGCCGGCCGAGCGCCTGACACTGCATGAGGCGGGTGGTCGCATCCTGGCCACGGACATCATCAGCGGGCAGTCGCTGCCGCCGTTCGACAATTCGGCGATGGACGGCTTCGCGCTGCGCGCCAATGGCACGCCCTTCGAAAGCGGTACCGGGTTTGCGGTGCAGGGCTGGCAGGCCGCAGGCGATGCCGGTGCTGAGGGCGGCGAGGGCGCATGGGAAATCATGACCGGCGCGCGCATGCCCGTCGGGCTGGATACGGTGGTGCCGATCGAGAACGTTGAGATCCTCGCCAGCGAGGATGGCCGGCCGACCCGCATTGCGTTGAAGAGCGCGGTGAAGCCTGGCCAGAACGTGCGTCTGCGTGGACAGGACGTGGAAGAAGGCGAGCGCGTGCTGCAGGCCGGGCAGGCGCTGGACATCAATGCACGCACCCTGCTGCATGCGATCGGCGTGGCCGAGGTGGCGGTGGTGGCACGGCCGAAGGTCGCTGTCATTGCCACCGGCAAGGAGCTGGTGACCGAAGCGGCGCAGGCGCTGGACTCCGGACAGATCCGTGACAGCAACCGGCCCTATCTGGCTGGCCGCCTGCAGGCCGCCGGTGCCGAGGTGGTGTGGCAGGGCACGGTGGGCGATGAGGTGGCTGCCTTTGATGCCGTGCTGGATGACGCGCTGGCGGCAGGGGCACAGGTGCTGGTGAGTACCGGCGCGGTGTCGGCCGGCCGCTACGACTTCATTCCCGATGCGCTGCGCGCGCGTGGCGCCCGCATCGTGTTCCACAAAGTGGCGATCCGCCCGGGCAAGCCGCTGTTGTTTGCAGTGCTGCCCAATGGCGCGCTGTATTTCGGTCTGCCCGGCAACCCGGTGTCGGCGGCAGTGGGGCAGCGCTTCTTCGTTGAACCGGTGCTGCGGCGCCTGCTGGGCCTGGCCGCCGAGCCGCTGCTGCACCTGCCGTTGCAGGCCGACGTGCGCAAGCCGCCGGGCCTGCGCTTCCACGCGCGGGCGCGGGTGGAAGTGGACGCGCAGGGGCGCTTGAGCGCACGCGTGCTGGCCGGCCAGGAATCGTTCCGTTTGAAATCCATGCTGCAGGCCAACGCCTGGGTGGTGCTGGAGGGCGAGGGTGACCTGGCCACGGCCGGCACACCGGTGCGCGTGCAGGGCTGGGGCCATCAGGACCCGCTGCAGCTGGCGACCCAGGAGTCATGA
- the moaCB gene encoding bifunctional molybdenum cofactor biosynthesis protein MoaC/MoaB, giving the protein MSGELNAAFHMADVRDKRVTRRRAVAVGELNAGPVAYPLIVERRLPKGDALVMAEIAGLQGAKMASMLMPLCHPLPLELVQVYCAPVPERQSIRVWCECASEARTGVEMEALAGVNAALLTLYDLSKPVEPALRIEGIRLLFKEGGKRGLWLHPDGMEDGERERFRPRPPKGLNGAACAVITLSDRASEGTYADESGPKLVSGLQSLGGEVVAAEVLPDGVEPLAGRLRALAGEGVRLCLCTGGTGLGPRDLTPEALRSLNARPVHGLAQMVRALSAQHTPMAWLSRAEVVQLDDMLVFALPGSPRAAAQCLDILAPVLGHALAMVDGGGHA; this is encoded by the coding sequence ATGAGTGGTGAATTGAACGCGGCCTTCCACATGGCCGATGTGCGCGACAAGCGCGTTACCCGCCGCCGCGCGGTGGCGGTGGGCGAGCTGAATGCCGGACCGGTGGCCTACCCGCTGATTGTCGAGCGCCGCCTGCCCAAGGGCGACGCGCTGGTGATGGCCGAGATTGCTGGCTTGCAAGGCGCGAAGATGGCCTCGATGCTGATGCCGCTGTGCCACCCGCTGCCGCTGGAACTGGTGCAGGTGTACTGCGCGCCGGTGCCGGAACGGCAGTCGATCCGCGTGTGGTGCGAGTGCGCCAGCGAGGCCCGCACCGGTGTGGAGATGGAAGCATTGGCCGGGGTGAACGCCGCACTGCTGACCCTGTACGACCTGAGCAAGCCGGTGGAGCCGGCACTGCGCATCGAGGGCATCCGTCTGCTGTTCAAGGAAGGCGGCAAGCGCGGCCTGTGGCTGCATCCTGATGGCATGGAGGATGGTGAGCGCGAGCGCTTCAGGCCGCGTCCGCCGAAGGGCTTGAACGGTGCTGCCTGCGCGGTGATCACGCTGAGCGATCGCGCGAGCGAGGGCACGTATGCCGACGAGTCCGGGCCGAAGCTGGTGAGCGGGCTGCAGTCGCTCGGTGGCGAGGTGGTGGCTGCCGAGGTACTGCCCGATGGCGTCGAACCGCTTGCAGGTCGCCTGCGTGCGCTGGCGGGCGAGGGCGTACGCCTGTGCCTGTGTACCGGCGGCACCGGGCTGGGCCCGCGCGACCTGACCCCGGAGGCGCTGCGTTCGTTGAACGCGCGACCGGTGCATGGCCTGGCGCAGATGGTGCGCGCGTTGAGTGCGCAGCACACGCCGATGGCCTGGCTGAGCCGTGCCGAGGTGGTGCAGCTGGATGACATGCTGGTATTTGCACTGCCGGGCAGCCCGCGCGCGGCTGCGCAGTGCCTGGACATTCTGGCGCCGGTGCTGGGCCACGCGCTGGCGATGGTCGATGGCGGTGGCCACGCATGA
- a CDS encoding MoaD/ThiS family protein yields MKQVNLQLFGAFSDLDASREIALEVAGGTVADLRQALRELLPVRFPGFRAGLLDYSAFADQQRVLRDHDALPADGKVAILPPVSGG; encoded by the coding sequence ATGAAACAGGTGAATCTGCAGTTGTTCGGTGCGTTTTCCGATCTGGATGCCAGCCGCGAGATCGCGCTGGAGGTGGCCGGCGGCACCGTGGCCGATCTGCGCCAGGCGTTGCGTGAGCTGTTGCCGGTGCGCTTTCCCGGTTTCCGCGCCGGGTTGCTGGACTATTCGGCTTTTGCCGACCAGCAGCGCGTGCTGCGTGACCACGACGCGCTGCCCGCCGATGGCAAGGTGGCGATCCTGCCGCCGGTGAGTGGGGGCTGA
- a CDS encoding RHS repeat-associated core domain-containing protein has translation MFGRTMKLACLALTMVALGCAAPLAAQAQESKKTWRISQPGGNSTQYKTQQAAVQAIQSLPAPSPFPPEFQIGWKSVNSIKSTVVDLEGNTSITYWMGKSQPSDPEWSYLSTDMFPTEEAMVASYLAYIKAFNPVCPGAAVTPTSEWYALSPDMEGTIETREFEVIYMTGDNTAESPCTPYPSDAQMTRTRRLNCPVPFTQWSNKYEACVSEEFVATITSKTTQCDKDGGNGNCPTSGNGAMSGMSPNPSSTSASQEPPCTGAVGNPCDVKTGEKYEIAQDFDLGWIALTRYYHSGISTSSGGFGHGWTHSLGAQLALDGAGGAGIVEATGFQRAFKKIGQVYEAADSSGDRLVQNGNWTLYASDAISTFDDAGRLAAKRFVDGTSLTFVYDNSQRLAAVVHSSGRTLEFVYQSNDYEALISSVLVAGVPQASYTYTAHGQVATVTYAGGGVRTYHYENQDFPQHLTGITAEDGRRYSTFTYDTIGRVISSQHAGGADGVTLAYSPNGGAVVTDALGHQTDYTLTAGGDSAPPRKVSGTTDAQGSISRTYYDGAVDFRRRLDTYTDRRGVQTKHTYSEGVDAVTGRPANTHTITDAVGLPEQRVVQTTRDSVTNAVLATTIAQRETRTAYNARRQPVSVTLKDLASGQTRTATYTYCEAADVAAAGSCPVEGLLKSVDGARTDVADVSTYAYYAADDAGCATNGVCTYRKGDLRSVTNALGQTVETLAYDAYGRPLSVKDANGVVTDYAYHARGWPTSVTVRGATTAEDRSTQISYWPTGQVQQITEPDGGSVTYVYDAALRLTDIEDNAGNTIHYTLDNVGNRLKEDTLDAGGTLRRTLARTFNTIGQLKALKDAGNHATGFTYDANGNPQTITDALQRVSSQQYDPLNRLARTLQDVGGVAAEIRSQYNALDQVTQVTDPKGLHTTYAYNGFGDLTGQVSPDSGASSFTVDAAGNRKTATDARGITATYHYDALNRLTGIAYPDPNLDVGYSYDVAPAVCVADERFAKGRLGQVLHASGSTQYCYDRFGQITRKVQAVNGVASTLRYAYSKSGRLTSLTYPDGSVADYLRDTQGRISQIGLTRPGQARQIVVNNVSYAAFGPATGWTYGNGRQLQRPLDLDYRPQVVHDPAAGGLSLSYGYDPVGSITELKNGAGSEVLAKYAYDALGRLTQTQDGTTGTPIETYGYDATGNRTSLTTSAGTAAYTYPATSHRLTAVDGEVRNHDASGNTTSIGSKVFTYNDANRMNAVKQGSAVLESYAYNHRGERVLRTPAGGAAQLTLYGEAGQWLGNYSATGEAQQQAIWLDNYPVALINVPGTGVPELAYIQPDHLGTPRVVIDSVRDVAIWEWSNKSEVFGDQIPSADPDGDGVAFDLALRFPGQQSTDASGLFYNYQREYDPAVGRYSQSDPIGLNSGVNTYAYVFSRPMNFTDPRGLKTTLITTYDFGIGSHSAIHVARPGQPDFLYDPAGSYAPGGRRGTGGLFEGDDASLAGYSRYQRATGSRVEFTVIHLSPEQEATLVQNAEEWGDPRGFGCAASVSGALSGMCGITQTFRPGVLNDMAKEAECPVK, from the coding sequence ATGTTCGGACGGACAATGAAGCTGGCGTGTCTGGCGCTGACGATGGTCGCGCTTGGCTGCGCGGCCCCTCTTGCCGCGCAGGCGCAGGAAAGCAAAAAAACCTGGCGCATCTCGCAGCCAGGCGGAAATTCGACCCAGTACAAGACCCAGCAGGCAGCGGTGCAGGCGATCCAGAGCCTGCCCGCGCCGAGTCCGTTCCCGCCGGAGTTCCAGATTGGTTGGAAATCCGTCAATTCGATCAAGTCCACCGTGGTCGACCTGGAAGGCAATACTTCAATTACCTACTGGATGGGAAAGTCCCAGCCTTCCGATCCTGAATGGTCGTATCTCAGTACCGATATGTTCCCAACCGAAGAGGCGATGGTCGCTTCCTATCTCGCTTATATCAAGGCATTCAATCCAGTATGCCCGGGTGCAGCCGTCACGCCTACAAGCGAGTGGTATGCGCTCAGCCCGGACATGGAAGGAACCATCGAGACACGTGAATTTGAAGTGATATACATGACCGGCGACAACACAGCCGAGTCGCCGTGCACGCCCTATCCAAGCGATGCGCAGATGACGCGGACTCGGCGCCTAAATTGCCCGGTCCCCTTCACCCAGTGGTCCAACAAGTACGAAGCCTGCGTCAGCGAAGAGTTCGTAGCAACCATTACCTCCAAGACGACGCAGTGCGACAAGGATGGCGGGAATGGCAACTGTCCGACCTCGGGTAACGGCGCCATGAGTGGCATGAGCCCGAACCCCTCCAGCACTTCGGCATCGCAGGAGCCTCCGTGCACTGGAGCGGTAGGCAACCCCTGCGACGTAAAGACCGGCGAGAAGTACGAGATCGCGCAGGACTTCGATCTGGGCTGGATCGCACTGACGCGCTATTACCATTCGGGAATATCCACCTCGTCCGGAGGCTTCGGCCACGGCTGGACACATTCGCTTGGAGCGCAACTGGCACTGGATGGGGCGGGTGGCGCAGGCATCGTTGAAGCCACCGGTTTCCAGCGCGCCTTCAAGAAGATCGGCCAGGTCTACGAGGCTGCTGACAGCAGTGGCGATCGCCTGGTCCAGAATGGAAACTGGACGCTGTACGCGTCCGACGCCATTTCGACATTCGACGATGCGGGTCGGCTCGCCGCGAAGCGCTTTGTGGACGGTACCTCGCTCACCTTCGTCTATGACAACAGCCAGCGCCTCGCTGCCGTTGTGCACAGCAGTGGCCGTACGCTTGAATTCGTCTATCAATCCAACGACTACGAAGCCCTGATCAGCTCCGTTCTGGTCGCGGGCGTGCCGCAGGCGAGCTATACCTATACTGCGCATGGGCAGGTCGCTACCGTCACCTACGCGGGCGGCGGGGTGCGCACCTATCACTACGAGAATCAGGATTTCCCCCAGCACCTGACCGGCATTACCGCCGAGGATGGGCGCCGCTACAGCACCTTCACCTATGACACCATCGGTCGCGTCATTTCGAGCCAGCACGCGGGTGGCGCTGATGGCGTAACCCTTGCCTACAGCCCAAATGGCGGTGCGGTGGTCACCGATGCATTGGGCCATCAGACCGATTACACGCTGACAGCCGGTGGCGACAGCGCACCTCCCCGCAAGGTGTCGGGCACGACCGATGCCCAGGGTTCGATCAGTCGCACCTACTATGATGGCGCGGTCGATTTCCGTCGGCGTCTGGATACCTATACGGACCGGCGCGGCGTCCAGACCAAGCACACTTACAGCGAAGGCGTCGACGCGGTGACGGGCCGACCGGCCAACACACATACCATTACCGATGCGGTCGGCCTGCCTGAGCAGCGTGTTGTGCAGACCACGCGCGACAGTGTTACCAACGCGGTGCTGGCTACGACCATCGCTCAGCGTGAGACGCGTACCGCCTACAACGCCCGTAGACAGCCGGTGAGCGTGACCCTGAAGGACCTGGCGTCCGGGCAGACGCGTACGGCCACGTATACCTATTGCGAGGCCGCGGATGTAGCCGCAGCCGGCAGTTGCCCCGTGGAGGGGCTGCTGAAGAGCGTGGACGGCGCACGTACCGACGTGGCCGACGTCAGCACCTATGCCTACTACGCCGCAGACGACGCAGGGTGCGCGACCAATGGGGTCTGCACCTATCGCAAGGGCGACCTGCGCAGCGTCACCAATGCACTCGGTCAGACGGTGGAGACGTTGGCCTACGACGCCTACGGGCGACCGTTGTCGGTGAAGGATGCCAATGGGGTGGTCACCGACTACGCCTACCATGCCCGCGGCTGGCCCACCTCGGTGACCGTACGCGGCGCCACCACCGCCGAGGATCGATCCACCCAGATCAGCTACTGGCCCACCGGCCAGGTGCAGCAGATCACCGAGCCGGATGGCGGCAGCGTGACCTACGTGTATGACGCAGCACTGCGACTGACCGATATCGAGGACAACGCAGGCAACACCATTCATTACACGCTGGACAATGTCGGCAATCGCCTGAAGGAGGACACCCTGGATGCGGGCGGTACCCTGCGCCGCACCCTGGCACGCACCTTCAACACGATTGGCCAGCTTAAGGCGCTGAAAGACGCCGGCAACCACGCCACTGGCTTCACCTACGATGCAAACGGCAACCCGCAGACGATAACCGACGCCCTGCAGCGCGTCTCCAGCCAGCAGTACGATCCCCTGAACCGGCTGGCTCGGACCCTGCAGGACGTGGGAGGTGTTGCTGCGGAAATCCGCAGCCAGTACAACGCGCTGGACCAGGTCACCCAGGTGACCGACCCGAAGGGCCTGCACACCACCTACGCCTACAACGGCTTTGGCGATCTGACCGGCCAGGTCAGCCCGGACAGTGGCGCCAGCAGCTTCACCGTGGATGCGGCAGGCAACCGCAAGACCGCCACCGACGCGCGCGGTATCACTGCCACCTATCACTACGATGCACTTAACCGCCTGACTGGTATTGCCTATCCGGACCCCAATCTGGACGTGGGCTACAGCTATGATGTGGCGCCGGCCGTCTGCGTGGCTGATGAGCGATTCGCCAAGGGGCGCCTGGGGCAGGTGCTGCACGCCAGTGGCAGCACCCAGTACTGCTACGACCGCTTCGGCCAGATCACCCGCAAGGTGCAGGCTGTCAACGGTGTCGCCAGTACACTGCGCTACGCCTACAGCAAGTCGGGCCGCTTGACGTCGTTGACCTACCCGGACGGCAGCGTGGCTGACTACTTGCGCGATACCCAAGGGCGCATCAGCCAGATCGGACTGACCCGGCCTGGCCAAGCGCGCCAGATCGTGGTGAACAACGTGAGCTATGCAGCCTTCGGCCCGGCGACCGGTTGGACCTATGGCAACGGCCGTCAATTGCAGCGGCCGCTGGACCTGGACTACCGCCCGCAGGTCGTGCATGACCCGGCCGCAGGGGGCCTGTCGCTGAGCTATGGCTATGATCCGGTGGGTTCGATCACCGAGCTGAAGAACGGCGCAGGGTCCGAAGTGCTGGCCAAGTACGCTTATGACGCGCTCGGCCGCCTGACCCAGACCCAGGACGGTACGACCGGCACGCCGATTGAAACCTACGGCTACGACGCCACCGGCAACCGGACCTCGCTGACTACGTCGGCTGGAACGGCCGCCTATACCTATCCGGCAACCAGCCACCGGCTGACTGCGGTGGATGGCGAGGTGCGGAATCACGACGCATCGGGCAACACCACCAGCATTGGCAGCAAGGTGTTCACCTATAACGATGCCAACCGGATGAACGCGGTGAAGCAGGGTAGCGCCGTGCTGGAGAGCTATGCGTACAACCATCGCGGCGAGCGCGTGCTGCGCACCCCAGCCGGTGGTGCAGCACAGCTCACGCTGTATGGCGAGGCAGGGCAGTGGCTGGGCAACTATTCGGCCACGGGGGAGGCGCAGCAACAGGCGATCTGGCTGGACAACTATCCGGTGGCACTGATCAATGTGCCGGGCACCGGCGTGCCGGAGCTGGCCTACATCCAGCCGGACCACCTGGGCACGCCGCGCGTGGTGATCGACTCCGTGCGCGATGTTGCGATCTGGGAGTGGAGCAACAAGAGCGAAGTGTTCGGTGATCAGATTCCTAGTGCTGATCCGGATGGCGATGGCGTGGCGTTCGACTTGGCGCTGCGCTTCCCCGGGCAACAGTCGACGGATGCGAGTGGGCTGTTCTACAACTACCAGCGGGAATACGACCCGGCAGTGGGACGCTATTCCCAGAGTGATCCGATTGGGTTGAATTCTGGTGTGAATACATATGCTTATGTATTTTCAAGGCCGATGAATTTCACCGATCCGAGGGGGCTAAAGACCACCTTGATAACCACCTACGATTTTGGAATTGGGAGTCACTCTGCGATCCATGTCGCAAGGCCCGGACAACCCGACTTCCTATACGATCCAGCAGGTTCGTACGCGCCCGGTGGACGTCGGGGAACTGGTGGGCTTTTCGAGGGGGATGATGCTAGCTTGGCTGGATACAGCAGGTATCAGCGCGCGACTGGAAGCCGTGTTGAGTTCACCGTTATTCACCTGTCGCCGGAGCAGGAAGCTACTCTGGTCCAGAATGCAGAGGAATGGGGCGATCCTCGTGGTTTCGGGTGTGCAGCCTCTGTGTCGGGTGCGTTGAGTGGAATGTGTGGTATCACTCAAACGTTCCGTCCTGGTGTCCTGAATGATATGGCGAAGGAGGCCGAATGCCCGGTCAAGTGA
- a CDS encoding molybdenum cofactor biosynthesis protein MoaE has protein sequence MSNVTAKVVDRAQRAIDPAEGIAAVSDPAFGGIDVFIGKVRDFNVGRPVTGITYDLFEPLVLNEIQRVAAEIEATFGPKLKLYVAHAKGRLGIGDVAVVVAAGSPHRDEAFRACRQLIEAVKHQCPIWKQEHYEDGDSEWSEGCTLCHADSEPAHEHHH, from the coding sequence ATGAGCAACGTGACTGCGAAAGTGGTGGACCGCGCGCAGCGCGCCATCGATCCGGCCGAGGGCATCGCAGCGGTGTCCGACCCGGCATTCGGCGGCATCGATGTGTTCATCGGCAAGGTGCGCGACTTCAATGTGGGGCGGCCCGTGACCGGCATCACCTACGACCTGTTCGAACCGCTGGTGCTGAACGAGATCCAGCGCGTGGCGGCGGAGATCGAGGCGACGTTCGGGCCGAAGCTGAAGTTGTACGTGGCACATGCCAAGGGCCGCTTGGGCATTGGCGATGTGGCGGTGGTGGTGGCCGCAGGCAGCCCGCACCGTGATGAAGCGTTCCGCGCGTGCCGGCAGCTGATCGAGGCGGTGAAACACCAGTGCCCGATCTGGAAACAGGAACATTACGAAGACGGCGACAGCGAGTGGAGCGAAGGCTGCACGCTATGCCACGCCGACAGTGAACCGGCACATGAGCACCACCATTGA